A genomic region of Micromonospora sp. NBRC 110009 contains the following coding sequences:
- the ligD gene encoding non-homologous end-joining DNA ligase — protein sequence MAARMPTLVPPMLASSGALPTGPGWGYEFKWDGVRAIAYVDKGLRLLSRNDRDVTRAYPELGELATLLAGRRAVLDGEIVALDGAGRPSFSALQRRMHVRAPAAALVSATPVRIYLFDLLYLDGRDTTSLPYTERRSALQELELSGDGVDTPPYWTGDAGRDLATAAAELGLEGVVAKQLRSTYEPGRRASAWVKVPLNDTVEVVVGGWKPGAGRRSGTIGSLLLGMYDPDDRLVYVGHVGTGFTQTVLRDLQRRLEPLTRRDPPFDAPVPREHARHAVWVDPVLVGDVTFRSWTPDQRLRHPSWKGLRSDREPAEIRLRR from the coding sequence GTGGCTGCCAGGATGCCGACGCTCGTGCCGCCGATGCTCGCCTCCAGCGGCGCCCTGCCGACCGGGCCCGGCTGGGGCTACGAGTTCAAGTGGGACGGCGTCCGGGCGATCGCCTACGTCGACAAGGGGCTCCGGCTGCTCAGCCGAAACGACCGGGACGTCACCCGGGCCTACCCGGAGCTGGGCGAGCTGGCGACGCTGCTGGCCGGGCGGCGGGCGGTGCTCGACGGGGAGATCGTGGCGCTCGACGGCGCGGGCCGGCCCAGCTTCTCGGCGCTGCAGCGCCGGATGCACGTCCGGGCGCCGGCCGCCGCGCTGGTCAGCGCCACTCCGGTACGGATCTACCTGTTCGATCTGCTGTACCTGGACGGGCGGGACACCACGTCCCTGCCGTACACCGAACGCCGCAGCGCGTTGCAGGAGCTGGAGCTCAGCGGCGACGGCGTCGACACCCCGCCCTACTGGACCGGCGACGCCGGCCGGGATCTGGCCACGGCGGCGGCGGAGCTCGGCCTCGAAGGGGTGGTCGCCAAGCAACTCCGCTCGACGTACGAGCCCGGCCGCCGCGCGTCCGCCTGGGTCAAGGTGCCGCTCAACGACACCGTGGAGGTCGTCGTGGGCGGCTGGAAACCGGGCGCCGGCCGGCGCTCCGGCACCATCGGCTCCCTGCTGCTGGGCATGTACGACCCGGACGACCGGCTGGTCTATGTCGGGCACGTCGGCACCGGCTTCACCCAGACCGTGCTGCGCGACCTCCAGCGCCGGCTGGAGCCGCTGACCCGACGGGACCCGCCGTTCGACGCCCCGGTTCCGCGCGAGCACGCGCGGCACGCCGTCTGGGTGGACCCGGTCCTGGTCGGGGACGTCACCTTTCGGTCCTGGACCCCGGACCAGCGGCTCCGGCACCCCTCCTGGAAGGGGCTGCGCAG
- a CDS encoding VOC family protein, which translates to MSVATFVNLPVRDLDRAIEFFTALGFTAGPLQPGGDSAQLTLGGTTHLILHTPVAFAAFAGAEVCDTSTSREVIVGLGVDRRERVDDLVDLAVVAGGTSLGPGQDLGFMYMRGFRDLDGHQWSFVHLPG; encoded by the coding sequence ATGAGCGTCGCCACCTTCGTCAACCTGCCGGTACGCGACCTCGACCGGGCGATCGAGTTCTTCACCGCGCTGGGGTTCACCGCCGGTCCCCTTCAGCCGGGCGGCGACAGCGCCCAACTCACCCTCGGCGGGACCACCCACCTCATCCTGCACACGCCGGTGGCCTTCGCCGCGTTCGCCGGGGCCGAGGTCTGCGACACCTCGACCAGCCGGGAGGTGATCGTCGGCCTGGGCGTCGACCGGCGGGAGCGGGTGGACGACCTGGTCGACCTGGCGGTCGTCGCGGGCGGCACGTCGCTGGGCCCGGGGCAGGACCTCGGCTTCATGTACATGCGCGGGTTCCGGGACCTCGACGGCCACCAGTGGTCGTTCGTGCATCTGCCCGGCTGA
- a CDS encoding FadR/GntR family transcriptional regulator yields MDQSSPGVAPAQSGPAEAGLHARVLDHLGTAICGGELAAGSVLNIDELVERYAVSRSVIREVLRVLASMGFIETRRRVGVLIRPAEAWNVFDPQVIRWRLASAGRMAQLRSITELRTAIEPHAAWLAASRISPDEASDLVGIAAKMWAAGEAGDEERFLRLDIDFHRRVLVASGNEMFVKLQELVAEVLTGRHHYHLMPHHPDQQALQLHAEVAQALQHRDGERARRAMVQIMEQAFDEMKSMWEQAAEPGR; encoded by the coding sequence GTGGATCAGTCCTCCCCGGGGGTCGCACCCGCCCAGTCCGGCCCCGCCGAGGCGGGGCTGCACGCCCGCGTCCTCGACCACCTCGGCACCGCCATCTGCGGCGGCGAACTTGCCGCCGGCTCGGTGCTCAACATCGACGAGCTGGTCGAGCGGTACGCCGTCTCCCGGTCGGTGATCCGCGAGGTCCTGCGGGTGCTCGCGTCGATGGGCTTCATCGAGACCCGCCGCCGGGTCGGCGTGCTGATCCGGCCCGCCGAGGCGTGGAACGTCTTCGATCCGCAGGTGATCCGCTGGCGGCTCGCCTCCGCCGGGCGGATGGCGCAGCTGCGCTCGATCACCGAGCTGCGGACCGCGATCGAGCCGCACGCCGCCTGGCTGGCGGCGAGCCGGATCTCCCCCGACGAGGCCAGCGACCTGGTCGGCATCGCCGCGAAGATGTGGGCCGCCGGCGAGGCCGGCGACGAGGAGCGGTTCCTCCGGTTGGACATCGACTTTCACCGGCGGGTCCTCGTCGCCTCCGGCAACGAGATGTTCGTGAAGCTGCAGGAACTGGTCGCCGAGGTGCTCACCGGCCGGCACCACTACCACCTGATGCCGCACCACCCCGACCAGCAGGCGTTGCAGCTGCACGCCGAGGTGGCCCAGGCGCTCCAGCACCGCGACGGGGAGCGGGCCCGCCGGGCCATGGTGCAGATCATGGAGCAGGCCTTCGACGAGATGAAGTCGATGTGGGAGCAGGCGGCCGAGCCCGGCCGGTGA
- a CDS encoding DUF2267 domain-containing protein codes for MAELEFFEKVAARAGVPAATARSLTEATLRTLAERISGGEAADLADHVAHELRPLLARARPEEPQVFGYDEFLRRVVERAGTTPDVAERGARAVLQTLHRVVGHQEFEHALAQLPKEIGALAQPVPRAP; via the coding sequence ATGGCGGAGCTGGAGTTCTTCGAGAAGGTGGCCGCACGGGCGGGGGTGCCGGCGGCGACCGCCCGATCCCTGACCGAGGCCACCCTGCGGACGCTCGCCGAACGGATCAGCGGCGGCGAGGCCGCGGACCTGGCCGACCACGTGGCGCACGAGCTGCGCCCGCTGCTGGCCCGGGCCCGCCCGGAGGAGCCGCAGGTGTTCGGGTACGACGAGTTCCTGCGGCGGGTGGTGGAGCGGGCCGGGACGACGCCGGACGTCGCCGAGCGGGGCGCACGGGCCGTGCTGCAGACCTTGCACCGGGTGGTGGGGCACCAGGAGTTCGAGCACGCGTTGGCGCAGCTGCCGAAGGAGATCGGGGCCCTGGCCCAGCCGGTGCCCCGCGCGCCCTGA
- a CDS encoding maleylpyruvate isomerase family mycothiol-dependent enzyme yields MDVLSFDRHRAEIVAQSDLLRAHLDGADLTTPVPSCPGWNVGQLARHLGGGQQWAAEVVRTRAAEPPSDAHFRDLSPYADEDPAVVGPWLVEGAAGLAEALTAAGPEVTTWTPLPVPAAGAFWARRFAHETLLHRADAALALGVDFAVDPAVAVDALDEWMELGSLPQMFDFHPHRRELLGPGRTLHLHATDLPAAAGAEWLVDLTGDTLAWRRAHEKAAVAVRGPVSELLLLVYGRRPVDTAVVEVLGDAKLLDFWLERVAFG; encoded by the coding sequence ATGGATGTTCTGAGCTTCGACCGACACCGTGCCGAGATCGTCGCGCAGAGCGATCTGCTCCGTGCCCACCTCGACGGCGCCGACCTGACCACGCCCGTGCCCTCCTGCCCGGGCTGGAACGTCGGCCAGTTGGCCCGGCACCTCGGCGGGGGCCAGCAGTGGGCGGCGGAGGTGGTCCGCACCCGGGCCGCCGAGCCGCCCTCCGACGCCCACTTCCGCGACCTGTCGCCCTACGCCGACGAGGATCCGGCGGTGGTCGGGCCGTGGCTGGTCGAGGGCGCCGCGGGACTGGCCGAGGCGCTCACGGCGGCCGGCCCCGAGGTGACCACCTGGACGCCGCTGCCGGTGCCGGCTGCCGGGGCGTTCTGGGCCCGCCGGTTCGCCCACGAGACGCTGCTGCACCGCGCCGACGCCGCCCTCGCCCTTGGCGTCGACTTCGCCGTCGACCCGGCGGTGGCCGTCGACGCGCTGGACGAGTGGATGGAACTGGGCTCCCTGCCGCAGATGTTCGACTTCCACCCGCATCGGCGCGAGCTGCTCGGGCCGGGCCGTACCCTGCACCTCCACGCCACCGACCTGCCGGCGGCGGCCGGCGCGGAGTGGCTGGTCGACCTCACCGGCGACACCCTGGCCTGGCGGCGGGCGCACGAGAAGGCCGCGGTGGCCGTCCGTGGGCCGGTGAGCGAGCTGCTGCTGCTCGTCTACGGCCGGCGGCCGGTCGACACCGCCGTCGTCGAGGTCCTCGGCGACGCCAAGCTGCTCGACTTCTGGCTGGAGCGGGTCGCCTTCGGCTGA